In Solobacterium moorei, a single genomic region encodes these proteins:
- a CDS encoding helix-turn-helix domain-containing protein: MLTKNSHMSYSDRQIIETGIENGSTKQAIATTLGKDKSTIGKEIKFHRVLAYKCNLPLECANYKRCKHERHCTLDCIDYVPFKCTRRDKSPGACNGCGNYRSCRYEKYRYFALDAQHDYQMTLTSSRQGVNATVNDIKQLGELLLPLIKKGQSIYSILQSHKEIKLSEKTIYNYIENGVFQDVGVSIGAIDLKRVVRRKMSKQKRNTYKPRKDNRYLTGRKYSDFLIYMEKNPNAKVVEMDTVYNDVSNGPFLQTFKFREYDLLICIYQTVKDSLHMLDGILLLEKILGKEMFEKEAEVILTDRGSEFVLAEEAEIREDGTRRTRMFYCDSMASWQKGSLENLHLLVREICPKGCDLHALGLTSQEKANLISIHINSYPKEKLHGRSSIQLLHFYNEEMAKKLYDFGITEIPPDEVILKPYLLK; encoded by the coding sequence ATGTTAACGAAGAATTCACACATGTCTTATTCAGATAGACAGATCATTGAAACTGGTATCGAAAATGGTTCTACCAAACAAGCTATCGCTACTACCCTTGGTAAAGACAAATCAACCATAGGAAAAGAAATCAAATTCCATCGTGTCCTTGCATACAAATGTAATCTGCCTCTAGAGTGTGCTAACTACAAACGCTGTAAACATGAACGCCATTGTACTCTGGATTGTATCGATTATGTCCCTTTCAAATGTACTCGCAGGGACAAGTCACCAGGAGCTTGTAATGGATGTGGAAACTATCGCTCTTGTCGCTATGAAAAATATCGATACTTTGCCCTCGATGCACAGCACGACTACCAGATGACACTTACATCTTCACGACAAGGTGTCAATGCGACAGTAAATGATATCAAGCAGCTCGGTGAACTCTTATTACCATTGATTAAGAAAGGTCAGTCCATCTACTCTATTCTTCAAAGCCACAAAGAGATCAAGCTATCCGAAAAGACGATATACAACTATATCGAAAATGGTGTCTTCCAAGATGTGGGTGTATCGATCGGTGCCATCGATTTGAAACGTGTCGTAAGACGAAAGATGTCCAAACAAAAGCGCAATACATACAAGCCACGTAAAGACAATCGATACCTGACAGGAAGAAAGTACTCCGACTTCTTGATATACATGGAAAAGAATCCAAATGCCAAGGTCGTAGAGATGGATACGGTATACAACGACGTGTCCAACGGACCTTTCCTACAGACCTTCAAATTCAGAGAGTATGACCTGTTGATATGTATCTATCAAACCGTAAAGGACTCCTTACATATGTTGGATGGGATCCTATTATTGGAAAAGATATTAGGAAAAGAAATGTTCGAAAAAGAAGCCGAGGTCATATTAACAGACAGAGGAAGTGAATTCGTCCTAGCTGAAGAAGCGGAGATACGTGAAGATGGAACTCGCAGGACACGTATGTTCTACTGTGATTCGATGGCCTCTTGGCAGAAAGGTAGTCTAGAGAACCTACATCTATTGGTAAGAGAGATATGCCCAAAGGGATGTGATCTCCATGCATTGGGACTTACATCACAAGAAAAGGCAAATCTCATCAGTATCCATATCAATTCATATCCAAAAGAAAAGCTGCACGGAAGATCATCCATACAGCTGCTCCATTTCTACAACGAAGAAATGGCCAAGAAACTCTATGATTTTGGAATTACCGAAATCCCACCAGACGAAGTAATTCTAAAACCATATCTTCTAAAGTAA
- a CDS encoding alpha/beta hydrolase, giving the protein MSLTYKIASGIVRLLNVKKMFLKNKEEMLEYAKGENAKAVFDLDKAMKRAKRKNYYLYDRDVMGYRLLSYQKNKSPAHGAVLYLFGGGMITQPNKLDFTLSERIMEQTGKDVWFLFYPLCSEDVKVDKTYEVSFETYRLMTEKYKAENISVLGFSSGACLALGIFLHNNALGRPVNMPGKIISVSPGGIPDVSLDKNKGIWERLNELNHKDIMIEPTYIKTAREILKGDEDLPEYMLDGTVGDFTDFPKTYFYYGENECLYAFADELKKAMEKYHVPYEIIVGKGMCHCYPMARFFREGREAQEQITELLKS; this is encoded by the coding sequence ATGAGTTTAACTTATAAAATCGCATCAGGCATAGTAAGATTACTAAACGTCAAAAAAATGTTTTTAAAAAACAAAGAAGAGATGCTTGAGTACGCAAAGGGAGAAAACGCAAAAGCTGTATTTGATTTAGATAAGGCAATGAAGAGGGCAAAGAGAAAAAATTATTATCTTTACGACAGAGATGTTATGGGATACAGGCTTCTTTCATATCAAAAAAATAAAAGCCCTGCCCATGGAGCGGTGCTATATCTCTTCGGAGGAGGAATGATTACACAACCGAACAAATTGGATTTTACTTTGTCGGAAAGAATAATGGAACAAACCGGCAAAGATGTTTGGTTTTTATTCTATCCACTTTGCTCGGAAGATGTAAAGGTGGATAAGACATATGAAGTTTCATTTGAAACCTATAGGCTGATGACCGAAAAATACAAGGCGGAGAACATAAGTGTCCTTGGATTTTCATCGGGAGCTTGTCTGGCTCTTGGAATATTTTTGCACAACAACGCATTGGGTAGACCTGTTAACATGCCGGGCAAAATTATTTCGGTTTCTCCGGGCGGAATTCCCGATGTAAGTCTTGACAAAAATAAGGGAATATGGGAGAGATTAAATGAACTTAACCATAAGGACATAATGATTGAACCTACATATATTAAAACCGCAAGAGAAATTTTAAAGGGAGATGAAGATTTACCGGAATATATGTTAGACGGAACGGTAGGAGATTTTACCGACTTTCCGAAAACATATTTTTATTACGGCGAAAATGAATGTCTCTACGCCTTTGCGGACGAATTAAAAAAAGCAATGGAAAAATACCATGTCCCATATGAAATCATTGTAGGTAAAGGAATGTGTCACTGTTATCCTATGGCAAGGTTTTTTAGAGAAGGCAGAGAGGCGCAGGAACAAATTACTGAATTATTGAAATCTTAA
- a CDS encoding L-2-amino-thiazoline-4-carboxylic acid hydrolase — MKYNGFYFYLFKHPMKKVLWEKYGREYAKKIIKKSKTIYRKLIEEADDIGNDNPMAYNERFALVFVSPYLASEKSIPPEIIQEMMRSSLYFISRYFSLTDLNTERGKEANKKNIVKYYKWYTEEKEKLYPTSFKVDFVGEPYEGACYYRITRCPICAYTKKLGVAELMPLFCELDEVMISLQHGVLHRKDTIANGADCCDYFITGDRE; from the coding sequence ATGAAATATAATGGGTTTTATTTCTATCTGTTTAAACATCCAATGAAAAAAGTTTTGTGGGAAAAATATGGACGGGAATATGCTAAAAAAATAATCAAAAAAAGCAAGACAATTTACCGGAAATTGATAGAAGAAGCGGATGATATCGGCAATGACAATCCGATGGCATACAATGAGAGGTTCGCTCTTGTATTTGTTTCTCCATACTTAGCAAGTGAGAAAAGCATTCCTCCTGAAATAATCCAAGAAATGATGCGGAGCTCTCTTTATTTTATAAGCCGGTATTTTTCGTTAACTGACCTTAATACTGAGAGGGGAAAAGAGGCCAATAAGAAAAATATAGTTAAGTATTATAAGTGGTATACAGAGGAAAAAGAAAAGCTCTATCCCACGTCATTTAAAGTTGATTTTGTGGGAGAGCCATATGAGGGCGCCTGTTATTATAGAATTACACGCTGCCCGATTTGCGCCTACACAAAGAAACTGGGGGTGGCGGAATTAATGCCGCTATTTTGTGAATTAGATGAAGTTATGATCAGTCTTCAACATGGAGTACTCCACAGAAAAGACACGATAGCAAACGGAGCTGATTGCTGCGATTATTTTATTACAGGCGACAGAGAATGA